Proteins from a genomic interval of Quercus lobata isolate SW786 chromosome 11, ValleyOak3.0 Primary Assembly, whole genome shotgun sequence:
- the LOC115966506 gene encoding probable 2-oxoglutarate-dependent dioxygenase At3g111800, which translates to MAYLVVCVRFLPIMAQSGPYIQPPHNRPHHHSSTVTAAAAATIDLVEFNPTHLPSIRSTIAQAYTDYGAFHDTNHGVPTKLLRQIKTTGLTFFNQSSIDDKLTYSCDPHSFASQGYGSRMLLSDENDTVVLDWRDYFDHHTLPLSRRDPSRWPHFPENYRETVVSYSNEMKGLAQKLMGLISESLGLRGLYIEDAVGEGCSGPKQETFFRIGTKSSKNEM; encoded by the exons ATGGCCTATTTAGTCGTTTGTGTTAGATTTTTGCCAATTATGGCCCA ATCTGGACCATACATCCAACCTCCACACAACCGCCCTCACCACCACTCTTCCACCGTCACTGCTGCCGCCGCCGCCACCATCGACCTAGTCGAATTCAACCCGACCCACCTCCCCTCAATCCGCTCCACAATCGCTCAAGCCTACACAGACTACGGAGCCTTCCACGACACCAACCACGGCGTTCCCACCAAGCTCCTCCGCCAAATCAAAACCACAGGCCTCACCTTCTTCAACCAATCCTCCATCGACGACAAGCTCACCTACTCCTGCGACCCTCACTCCTTCGCTTCCCAAGGCTATGGCTCCCGAATGCTCCTCAGTGATGAAAACGACACTGTTGTTTTGGACTGGCGAGACTACTTCGACCACCacactctccctctctctcgtCGAGACCCATCTCGCTGGCCCCACTTCCCTGAAAACTACAGAGAAACTGTGGTGAGCTACAGCAATGAAATGAAGGGTTTGGCTCAGAAGCTCATGGGTTTGATCTCTGAGAGCCTTGGGCTTAGAGGGTTGTACATAGAAGACGCTGTGGGTGAGGGTTGTTCa GGACCAAAACAGGAaacgtttttcaggataggaactaaaagcagtaaaaatgaaatgtag